One part of the Nostoc sp. PCC 7120 = FACHB-418 genome encodes these proteins:
- a CDS encoding helix-turn-helix domain-containing protein: MLEPRPIRNEADYRAALDEIARLFDSELNTPESDRLEVLTTLVEAYEQKHYQIAAPDPIEAILYYLESRGLSVNDLEPVIGSKTEISNILHRRQALTLEIIRRLHQQLGIPAEVLIQPYSLMENSA; the protein is encoded by the coding sequence ATGCTGGAACCCCGTCCGATTCGTAATGAAGCTGATTATCGTGCGGCGCTTGATGAAATTGCAAGATTGTTCGATTCAGAATTAAATACACCAGAGTCTGACAGGTTGGAAGTATTAACTACACTTGTGGAAGCCTACGAACAAAAACATTACCAAATTGCAGCACCAGATCCTATTGAAGCAATCTTATATTATCTTGAATCCCGTGGGTTATCTGTAAATGATTTAGAGCCTGTCATTGGCAGCAAAACAGAAATTAGCAACATTTTACATCGTAGACAGGCGTTAACTTTGGAAATAATTCGGCGTTTACATCAACAATTGGGGATTCCAGCAGAGGTTTTAATTCAACCATACTCCTTGATGGAAAATTCAGCTTGA
- a CDS encoding tetratricopeptide repeat protein — protein sequence MKLSLCMIVKNEAAILPKCLSSVVNVVNEIVVLDTGSQDGTPHIARQFGAEVYDFVWCNDFSIARNTALKYVTGDWVLVLDADETLTPGIVPHLKNAIASEEYLLVNLVRQEVGAEQSPYSLVSRLFRNHPAIRFERPYHALVDDSVSAILQKEPQWQIGYLQGVAILHAGYQKSAIAQNNKYAKAQTTMEGFLATHPHDPYVCSKLGALYVETGKIDKGMELLKRGINACQEEYEILYELHYHLGIAYNRLKNPQQAITHYQTAIKLPIYPMLKLGAYNNLGSLLKASGDLNGAKKTYETALKIDSNFATGHYNLGMICKAMGLFTEAIACYQKAIKLKPSYAEAYQNLGVVQLKVGNVPASITAFKNAIILHEQDNPEEAMRLRQGLREMGLV from the coding sequence ATGAAACTTAGTCTATGTATGATTGTCAAAAATGAGGCGGCAATACTGCCAAAATGTTTGAGTAGTGTCGTGAATGTAGTAAATGAAATTGTAGTTTTAGATACAGGTTCTCAAGATGGTACTCCCCATATTGCCAGACAATTTGGGGCTGAGGTTTATGATTTTGTTTGGTGTAACGATTTCAGCATAGCCCGCAATACTGCCTTAAAATATGTTACTGGTGATTGGGTATTAGTTTTAGATGCTGATGAAACTCTTACACCAGGAATTGTCCCACATTTAAAAAATGCGATCGCCAGTGAAGAGTACTTACTTGTCAATCTAGTACGTCAAGAAGTTGGTGCAGAACAATCTCCCTACTCTCTAGTGTCGCGCCTATTTCGCAACCATCCAGCAATTCGCTTTGAGCGTCCCTACCATGCGTTAGTAGATGATAGCGTCTCCGCAATTCTCCAGAAAGAACCCCAATGGCAAATTGGTTATTTACAAGGAGTGGCGATTCTTCATGCAGGTTATCAAAAAAGTGCGATCGCGCAAAATAACAAATACGCCAAAGCCCAAACTACAATGGAAGGGTTTCTCGCCACCCATCCCCATGATCCCTATGTTTGCAGTAAATTAGGGGCGTTATATGTAGAGACGGGGAAGATTGACAAAGGAATGGAGTTATTAAAGCGCGGTATTAATGCTTGTCAAGAAGAGTACGAAATTTTGTATGAACTCCACTATCATTTAGGCATTGCTTACAATCGTTTGAAGAATCCCCAACAGGCAATTACTCACTACCAAACTGCCATCAAATTACCAATTTACCCCATGCTCAAGTTAGGAGCATATAACAATTTAGGTAGTTTATTGAAAGCCTCTGGAGATTTAAATGGGGCAAAAAAAACCTATGAAACTGCTTTAAAAATTGACTCTAATTTTGCCACAGGACATTATAACTTGGGGATGATCTGCAAAGCAATGGGCTTATTTACGGAGGCGATCGCCTGTTATCAAAAAGCCATTAAATTAAAACCAAGCTATGCCGAAGCTTATCAAAATTTAGGGGTAGTACAGTTAAAAGTCGGCAATGTCCCAGCCAGTATTACAGCTTTTAAAAATGCCATTATCCTACATGAACAAGACAACCCAGAAGAAGCAATGAGGCTGCGTCAAGGCTTGCGAGAAATGGGCTTAGTTTAG
- the ppc gene encoding phosphoenolpyruvate carboxylase, whose protein sequence is MGSVLYSLSESANLYPASELFLRHRLQIVEELWESVLRQECGQNMVDLLRQLRDLCSPEGQATKDQAVSAVKLIEQLNINEAIRAARAFALYFQLINIIEQEYEQRQQLTRYSDLEAETAPLNGSENITSSSNHNEDDVIFNRGLGTDFLGKNWTNRGQGKQKGTFAALFPLLSKLNVPPQQIQRLISQLDVRLVFTAHPTEIVRHTIRDKQRQVVDLLQQLDEVENRAKDGGGYPWEAGEIREKLLEEIRLWWRTDELHQFKPTVLDEVDYALHYFQEVLFDGIPQLYKRFKYALNQTFSWLEPPSKDFCSFGSWVGSDRDGNPSVTPEITWQTACYQRKMVLERYIKSVTQLIELLSISMHWSDVLPDLLESLELDQSQLSEVYDALALRYRQEPYRLKLAYVLKRLENTRDRNLALYKGETPTNEDSPMYRSGSEFLAELRLIQHNLTETGLSCRELDNLICQVEIFDFNLTKLDIRQESTRHSDALNEILDYLQLLPQPYNDLSEEQRVAWLTTELQTRRPLISSELPFSDKTNDVIKTFRVVRSLQQEFGINICQTYIISMCRQVSDVLEVLLLAKEARLFDPAIAVGTIQVVPLFETVEDLQRSRSVMRQLFELPLYRALLAGGYKNTEVKVPNTELTPQSPAPSPQSVLTPDLQEVMLGYSDSNKDSGFLSSNWEIHKAQKSLQQIAEEYGVNLRIFHGRGGSVGRGGGPAHEAILAQPGHSINGRIKITEQGEVLASKYSLLDLALYNLETITTAVIQASLLRTGFDDIEPWNEIMEELAARSRQHYRGLIYEQPDFIDFFHQVTPIEEISQLQISSRPARRPSGKKDLSSLRAIPWVFSWTQTRFLLPSWYGVGTALQEFFNEEPEEHLKLMRYFYVKWPFFKMVISKVEMTLAKVDMQMAGHYVQELSDPEDKPRFEKVFEQIANEYYLTRDLVLKITDHGRLLDGDPVLQRSVQLRNGTIVPLGFIQVSLLKRLRQSKNNTATSGVIHSRYSKGELLRGALLTINGIAAGMRNTG, encoded by the coding sequence ATGGGTTCTGTTTTATACTCTTTATCTGAATCTGCTAATTTATATCCAGCATCGGAATTATTCTTGCGTCATCGTCTCCAAATAGTAGAAGAACTGTGGGAGTCGGTACTGCGGCAAGAATGCGGCCAAAATATGGTGGATTTGTTACGGCAGTTGCGTGATTTGTGTTCACCAGAAGGGCAAGCCACAAAAGACCAAGCAGTTTCTGCTGTCAAGTTAATTGAACAGTTGAATATTAATGAAGCCATTCGGGCAGCTAGGGCTTTTGCTTTGTATTTTCAGCTGATCAACATCATAGAGCAGGAATATGAGCAAAGGCAGCAATTAACTCGCTATTCTGACTTAGAAGCGGAAACAGCACCCCTAAATGGTTCCGAAAACATTACCTCATCCTCTAACCACAACGAAGATGATGTTATTTTCAACCGGGGTTTAGGGACTGATTTCTTAGGAAAAAATTGGACTAATCGTGGACAAGGGAAACAAAAAGGTACTTTTGCAGCGTTATTTCCCTTATTGTCTAAATTGAATGTCCCACCCCAACAAATTCAACGCCTGATTTCCCAACTAGATGTCCGTTTGGTATTCACTGCCCACCCAACGGAAATTGTCCGCCACACCATTCGGGACAAACAACGGCAAGTAGTAGATTTGTTGCAACAACTCGATGAGGTGGAAAATCGAGCTAAGGACGGCGGCGGCTATCCTTGGGAAGCGGGGGAAATTCGGGAAAAATTGCTAGAAGAAATTCGCTTGTGGTGGCGTACAGACGAACTCCACCAGTTTAAGCCCACTGTGCTGGATGAAGTGGATTATGCTTTGCATTACTTCCAAGAAGTTTTATTTGATGGGATTCCCCAACTGTATAAGCGTTTCAAATACGCCCTAAATCAAACTTTCTCCTGGTTAGAACCACCAAGCAAAGATTTCTGTTCCTTTGGTTCTTGGGTAGGTTCAGACAGAGATGGTAATCCATCGGTAACACCGGAAATTACCTGGCAGACAGCTTGTTATCAGCGCAAAATGGTGCTGGAAAGATATATCAAGTCTGTCACCCAATTGATTGAATTATTAAGTATCTCCATGCACTGGAGTGACGTTTTACCAGACTTATTGGAATCCTTGGAGTTAGATCAGTCCCAGTTAAGTGAAGTATACGATGCTCTGGCGCTGAGATATCGCCAAGAACCCTATCGTCTCAAACTAGCTTACGTCCTCAAGCGCCTGGAAAATACCCGCGATCGCAATTTAGCTTTATATAAAGGTGAAACCCCCACAAATGAAGATAGCCCCATGTATCGTTCGGGGTCGGAATTTTTGGCGGAACTGCGATTAATTCAGCATAACTTGACGGAAACAGGTTTAAGCTGCCGAGAATTGGATAATTTGATCTGTCAAGTGGAAATTTTTGACTTTAACCTGACAAAATTAGACATCCGTCAAGAATCCACCAGACATTCGGACGCGTTAAACGAGATTCTCGACTATCTCCAATTATTACCCCAGCCATACAACGACCTCTCCGAAGAACAGCGAGTTGCTTGGCTAACAACCGAACTGCAAACCCGTCGCCCATTAATTTCGTCAGAACTACCATTCTCTGACAAAACTAATGATGTCATTAAAACTTTCCGCGTAGTGCGATCGCTCCAACAAGAATTTGGCATTAATATCTGCCAAACTTACATCATTAGTATGTGTCGTCAAGTCAGCGATGTCTTAGAAGTTTTGCTTCTAGCCAAAGAAGCCAGACTTTTTGACCCAGCGATCGCCGTCGGTACAATTCAGGTTGTACCATTATTTGAGACTGTCGAAGATTTACAACGTTCTCGCAGCGTCATGCGACAGTTATTTGAATTACCTCTATACCGCGCTTTGCTAGCTGGTGGTTACAAAAATACCGAAGTAAAAGTACCGAATACTGAGCTAACACCCCAATCCCCAGCCCCCAGTCCCCAGTCCGTACTCACCCCCGACTTACAAGAAGTCATGCTGGGATATTCCGACAGCAACAAAGACTCCGGCTTCTTGAGTAGCAATTGGGAAATTCATAAAGCCCAAAAATCATTACAGCAAATCGCCGAAGAATATGGCGTAAATTTGCGGATTTTCCACGGGCGCGGCGGTTCTGTAGGACGAGGCGGCGGCCCAGCCCACGAGGCGATTTTGGCTCAACCAGGACACAGCATCAACGGGCGGATTAAAATTACCGAACAAGGGGAAGTATTAGCCTCCAAGTACTCCTTGCTAGATTTAGCCCTGTACAACTTGGAAACCATCACCACGGCGGTGATTCAAGCCAGCCTCCTGCGAACTGGGTTTGATGATATCGAACCTTGGAACGAAATTATGGAAGAATTAGCAGCGCGATCGCGGCAACATTATCGTGGTTTAATTTACGAACAGCCTGATTTCATTGACTTTTTCCACCAAGTCACACCCATTGAAGAAATCAGTCAACTACAAATTAGTTCTCGTCCCGCCCGTCGTCCTTCTGGTAAGAAAGATTTAAGCAGTCTCCGCGCCATTCCTTGGGTATTTAGCTGGACACAAACACGATTCTTACTACCTTCTTGGTACGGTGTCGGTACAGCTTTACAAGAATTTTTCAACGAAGAACCAGAAGAACATCTCAAATTGATGCGCTACTTTTATGTCAAGTGGCCTTTCTTCAAGATGGTGATTTCTAAAGTAGAAATGACCTTGGCGAAAGTAGATATGCAAATGGCTGGTCACTACGTACAAGAATTGTCTGACCCTGAAGACAAACCCCGGTTTGAGAAAGTATTTGAGCAAATCGCCAACGAATATTATCTCACCAGAGATTTAGTCTTAAAAATCACCGACCACGGTCGGCTTTTAGATGGTGATCCTGTACTCCAGCGTTCTGTACAGTTACGCAATGGTACAATCGTCCCACTAGGGTTTATCCAAGTTTCCCTCCTCAAGCGCCTACGCCAGTCCAAAAATAATACTGCAACCTCTGGTGTCATTCACTCTCGTTACAGTAAGGGAGAATTATTGCGCGGCGCACTGTTAACCATTAATGGTATTGCCGCAGGGATGAGAAATACAGGTTGA
- a CDS encoding DUF1574 family protein has translation MKTVLLDSQQSLLQWVSQATGINTFGVKVRLRGNDLHILCEGLECPQRWRTLSDLLHALQQTDLDVLTSNEQPSIYQVFVYGRKKGEYRPQWCHKVHLNQLERHLEQVEQALLEDAAKAPGGAMILSNESLARRGDANAIARYLSETLSAMGVAVQVQVKQHQPEDGNSDVFNRLWIFCQSAYSPDPSLLAEPVAQKLRQLKLAGYRDAVIVSQVSGETNPDWLLRIDLTPPEVMLKEWARWGDVQAIARLLTAALSELLVTVQVSLQESTLHIFCEPTANSSPDSPAPDKTTCVEKISSQLEAIAPQGILAATVYGQKINDKQPEWIDWLKLPASEHPALATSAFDLAITGDEPAIIFLLERLLNPDLDRKLKTGGLRVLLLRKGDLLHIMCDAPVCPSRKQVAPKVIQFLRQLNLAGTAGVRVYGRRAGNKEPFWHYGVDLVHRQRLVPEATPEFAATSEYVNELITKEDDEPILRSEVTTEEVQNFVSEVARDWVTTTTTTLRKWFLNTQLFTESGQPTNQFTDNQGVKVALVWGTLGLLLTLQTDWILGVIVTRTMPSTTQAASISQPSPSEPISDYENNQNQRTAFFTTSSQQRGGVFNPSGFTQDDNQSRNLKAAPLREKGTATAILLAARSQMPSFNVRQLDEQLALYKQRIARNGKAPDVLIIGSSRALRGVDPMALSKALALQGYPKVDVFNFGINGATAQVVDFVVRQVLQPSELPKIIIWADGSRAFNSGREDLTFRAIANSPGYQDILQKAQTASSSDESAKTPEKPTEEVKKPPKPEMNSYQAVNLWLNQGLAAVSVTYQNREQVKTLLQNKLASLPIFSSKLPEATSPTQSTVDNAEDSNNLQAVDFDGFLALSVRFHPARYYQKHPKVTGNYDNDYKSFQVGGIQDAAFRDVLQFTQSQNISLVFVNMPLTAEYLDPVRKKYEQEFQQYMLALATNPNFIYRDLSELWTKANDYFSDPSHLNRFGAYEVSKKLANDPMISWPTK, from the coding sequence ATGAAAACAGTCCTACTAGATAGCCAGCAATCCTTATTGCAATGGGTCAGCCAAGCAACGGGGATAAATACTTTCGGGGTGAAAGTCCGGTTACGGGGAAATGACCTTCATATTCTTTGTGAAGGTTTAGAATGTCCTCAACGCTGGCGCACTCTCTCTGATTTGCTTCATGCGCTACAGCAAACAGATTTAGATGTCCTCACCAGCAACGAACAACCCTCAATATACCAAGTATTTGTCTACGGGCGAAAAAAAGGGGAGTACCGCCCCCAATGGTGTCACAAAGTCCACTTAAACCAGTTGGAACGCCATCTGGAACAGGTGGAACAAGCCCTGCTAGAAGACGCAGCTAAAGCCCCTGGTGGGGCAATGATTCTCTCTAATGAGAGTTTGGCACGTCGAGGCGATGCCAACGCCATAGCCCGTTATCTCAGCGAAACCTTGAGTGCGATGGGTGTGGCGGTGCAGGTGCAAGTGAAGCAGCATCAGCCTGAAGATGGTAATTCTGATGTATTTAATCGCCTGTGGATATTTTGCCAGTCTGCTTATAGTCCTGACCCTTCATTATTAGCCGAACCCGTAGCCCAGAAATTACGCCAATTGAAGTTGGCTGGCTACCGGGATGCTGTTATTGTTTCTCAAGTTAGTGGTGAGACAAACCCTGATTGGTTGTTAAGGATTGACTTGACACCACCGGAGGTGATGCTGAAGGAATGGGCTAGGTGGGGAGATGTGCAAGCGATCGCCCGTCTACTCACGGCCGCATTATCAGAGTTACTTGTAACTGTGCAGGTTTCCTTGCAGGAATCCACCCTACATATATTTTGTGAACCAACTGCTAATTCATCGCCAGATTCCCCAGCACCAGACAAGACAACTTGCGTCGAGAAAATTTCCTCCCAACTAGAAGCGATCGCCCCCCAAGGTATCCTCGCGGCTACGGTTTACGGGCAGAAAATCAATGACAAACAGCCAGAATGGATTGATTGGCTGAAGTTACCCGCCAGTGAACATCCAGCCTTGGCTACCTCCGCTTTTGACTTAGCTATTACTGGTGATGAACCTGCAATTATTTTCCTCCTAGAACGCCTCCTCAACCCAGACTTAGACCGCAAGTTAAAAACAGGCGGTCTGCGGGTACTCTTGCTGCGGAAAGGGGATTTACTCCACATCATGTGTGATGCACCTGTTTGTCCCAGCCGCAAACAAGTAGCACCAAAAGTTATCCAGTTTTTGCGTCAATTAAATTTGGCGGGGACTGCTGGCGTGCGGGTTTATGGTCGTCGTGCGGGTAATAAGGAACCCTTTTGGCATTATGGTGTAGATTTAGTCCACCGCCAGCGCTTAGTTCCCGAAGCCACCCCAGAATTTGCCGCTACTTCCGAATACGTCAACGAACTCATTACCAAAGAAGACGACGAACCAATTTTACGTTCTGAGGTCACCACAGAGGAAGTCCAAAATTTTGTCTCGGAAGTGGCGCGAGATTGGGTAACAACCACAACTACCACGCTGAGAAAGTGGTTTCTTAACACCCAGTTATTTACCGAAAGCGGTCAGCCGACAAACCAATTTACTGATAACCAAGGAGTCAAGGTTGCTTTAGTTTGGGGTACTTTGGGCTTATTGCTCACCCTGCAAACAGATTGGATTTTAGGTGTGATTGTAACTCGCACTATGCCCAGTACAACTCAGGCGGCTAGTATCTCCCAACCATCACCCTCTGAGCCAATATCTGACTATGAAAATAACCAAAATCAGAGAACAGCATTTTTCACCACCAGTTCTCAGCAGAGGGGAGGTGTATTCAATCCTTCTGGCTTCACTCAAGATGATAATCAATCCAGAAACTTAAAAGCCGCACCACTAAGAGAAAAAGGCACAGCCACAGCTATTTTATTGGCAGCGCGATCGCAAATGCCCAGCTTTAATGTGAGGCAATTAGATGAGCAATTGGCTTTATATAAACAACGCATCGCCAGAAACGGTAAAGCGCCGGATGTGTTGATTATTGGTTCCTCCCGCGCCCTGAGGGGAGTTGATCCGATGGCTTTATCTAAAGCTTTAGCACTGCAAGGTTATCCCAAAGTAGATGTATTTAACTTTGGCATTAACGGAGCCACCGCCCAAGTTGTAGACTTTGTGGTTCGCCAAGTTTTGCAACCATCGGAACTACCAAAAATTATTATTTGGGCTGATGGTTCCCGTGCGTTTAATAGTGGACGAGAGGATTTAACATTTAGAGCGATCGCTAATTCCCCAGGCTATCAAGATATTTTGCAGAAAGCCCAGACAGCCTCCAGTAGCGATGAATCAGCAAAAACTCCTGAAAAGCCGACTGAAGAGGTGAAAAAACCACCCAAGCCAGAAATGAATAGCTATCAAGCTGTAAATTTGTGGTTAAACCAAGGTTTGGCGGCTGTTTCTGTCACCTATCAAAACCGCGAACAAGTCAAAACATTATTGCAAAATAAACTAGCGTCTTTACCTATATTTAGTAGCAAGTTACCAGAAGCCACATCACCAACACAGTCCACAGTAGATAATGCCGAAGATAGTAATAATTTGCAAGCTGTTGATTTTGATGGTTTCCTAGCTTTATCTGTGCGCTTTCATCCAGCTAGATACTATCAAAAACATCCTAAAGTTACAGGTAATTACGACAATGATTATAAATCATTTCAAGTAGGTGGTATACAAGATGCCGCCTTCCGAGATGTTTTGCAATTTACCCAATCGCAAAATATTTCTTTAGTCTTTGTCAATATGCCTCTGACAGCAGAATATTTAGACCCAGTACGTAAAAAATATGAGCAAGAATTTCAGCAATATATGTTAGCTTTAGCCACAAATCCTAACTTTATCTATCGAGATTTAAGCGAACTGTGGACAAAAGCCAATGATTATTTTTCAGACCCCAGCCACCTTAATCGTTTTGGTGCTTATGAAGTATCCAAAAAACTAGCAAATGACCCGATGATTTCCTGGCCAACGAAGTAG
- a CDS encoding MBOAT family O-acyltransferase, producing the protein MNFISILYGLFLLSTLGIYWSVGRQKLRLWTLLIASLVFYSSLSIQYIPLLLTLTFINFRLGREIGKNTSPGQHNLNWQISNEEWQFAQVDWNRKRLNLLWLGVVLNVLLLLGFKYINSFLQLIFDFPVNPSESSWKIIAPLGISFFTFECIAYLIDVYRGAPATNNFLQFATYKLFFAKLISGPITRYHNLANQFNTLELPTADRVSEALWLIARGAVKKGILADRLGIFVDLCFGNLPRAGSTDLWLATFAYGLQLYLDFNGYVDIARGTALLFGLVLPENFDFPYFTTSIAEFWRRWHMTLGDWLRNYVYFPLGGSRQGLTRTCGNLFLIMLIAGIWHGSAWGFVVWGMYHGLALVVHRLTDLMSDRYEKLELFWQNPLGVVVAWLLTQWMVFTSWIWFRLPNLPESSLVIQRLWGHSADAQFAQKVYIEALNTSQSQVSAILLALFTLMGITYAFKGKLKLELNWPLKLVFVPLCLYAVWLFAPEGSLPYIYFDF; encoded by the coding sequence ATGAACTTTATATCTATTTTGTATGGGCTTTTCTTGTTAAGTACGTTAGGAATTTATTGGTCTGTAGGTCGTCAAAAACTGCGGTTGTGGACTTTATTGATTGCTAGCCTGGTGTTTTACTCGTCCCTGAGTATCCAATACATACCACTGTTATTAACACTCACATTTATTAACTTCCGCTTAGGGCGAGAAATTGGTAAAAATACCTCACCAGGACAACATAACCTCAACTGGCAAATTTCTAATGAAGAATGGCAATTTGCTCAAGTGGATTGGAACCGTAAACGGCTAAACTTATTGTGGCTAGGTGTGGTCTTAAATGTTCTATTATTACTCGGATTTAAGTATATTAATAGTTTCTTGCAGTTAATTTTTGATTTCCCCGTTAACCCATCAGAATCATCTTGGAAAATCATTGCACCTTTAGGAATTTCATTTTTTACATTTGAATGTATTGCTTATTTAATAGATGTTTATCGTGGTGCGCCTGCAACTAATAATTTTCTCCAATTCGCTACCTATAAATTATTTTTTGCGAAATTAATTTCTGGCCCAATTACCCGCTATCACAACCTAGCAAATCAATTCAATACATTAGAGTTGCCCACTGCTGATAGGGTATCAGAGGCATTATGGTTAATTGCTAGGGGTGCTGTCAAAAAAGGGATTTTGGCAGACAGGCTAGGAATTTTTGTGGATTTGTGTTTCGGTAATTTGCCACGGGCTGGTAGTACTGATCTTTGGCTAGCTACTTTCGCTTATGGTTTGCAGTTGTATTTGGATTTTAATGGTTACGTAGATATCGCCCGTGGTACTGCCTTGCTATTTGGTTTAGTGCTACCAGAAAACTTTGATTTTCCCTATTTCACCACCAGCATTGCCGAATTTTGGCGGCGTTGGCACATGACTTTAGGCGATTGGTTGCGGAATTATGTCTACTTTCCTTTGGGTGGTTCTCGTCAAGGTTTAACTCGTACCTGCGGGAATTTGTTCTTGATTATGCTAATCGCCGGGATTTGGCACGGTTCCGCCTGGGGCTTCGTGGTTTGGGGGATGTATCATGGTTTAGCTTTAGTGGTTCATCGACTGACCGATTTGATGAGCGATCGCTACGAAAAGTTAGAGCTATTCTGGCAAAATCCTTTAGGGGTAGTTGTGGCTTGGCTATTAACTCAATGGATGGTTTTCACTTCTTGGATTTGGTTCCGTCTGCCTAATCTGCCAGAATCTTCTCTAGTTATTCAGCGCCTCTGGGGTCACTCTGCGGATGCCCAATTTGCACAAAAGGTCTACATAGAAGCCTTAAATACTAGCCAATCTCAAGTTTCTGCCATCCTTCTGGCTTTATTTACTCTCATGGGTATAACCTATGCCTTCAAAGGCAAGCTGAAACTAGAGCTAAACTGGCCTCTCAAACTCGTCTTTGTACCTCTATGCCTCTACGCTGTTTGGTTATTCGCCCCTGAAGGCAGCCTTCCTTATATTTACTTTGATTTTTAA
- the psbA gene encoding photosystem II q(b) protein — translation MTTTLQQRSSANVWERFCTWITSTENRIYVGWFGVLMIPTLLAATVCFIIAFVAAPPVDIDGIREPVAGSLIYGNNIISGAVVPSSNAIGLHFYPIWEAASLDEWLYNGGPYQLVIFHFLIGCACYLGRQWELSYRLGMRPWICVAYSAPLASATAVFLIYPIGQGSFSDGMPLGISGTFNFMIVFQAEHNILMHPFHMLGVAGVFGGSLFSAMHGSLVTSSLVRETTEIESQNYGYKFGQEEETYNIVAAHGYFGRLIFQYASFNNSRQLHFFLAAWPVIGIWFTALGVSTMAFNLNGFNFNQSIIDSQGRVINTWADIINRANLGMEVMHERNAHNFPLDLAAGEVAPVALTAPAING, via the coding sequence ATGACCACAACCTTACAACAGCGTAGTAGCGCTAACGTATGGGAACGGTTCTGCACATGGATCACCAGCACCGAAAACCGCATTTATGTTGGTTGGTTCGGCGTGTTGATGATTCCTACCCTGCTAGCCGCTACCGTCTGCTTCATCATCGCTTTCGTTGCTGCACCTCCAGTAGACATTGATGGTATCCGTGAACCAGTAGCAGGTTCCTTGATCTACGGAAACAACATCATCTCTGGTGCAGTTGTTCCTTCCTCCAACGCTATTGGTTTGCACTTCTACCCCATCTGGGAAGCAGCTTCCTTAGATGAGTGGTTGTACAACGGTGGCCCTTACCAATTGGTAATTTTCCACTTCTTGATCGGATGCGCTTGCTACCTCGGTCGTCAGTGGGAATTGTCTTACCGTTTAGGTATGCGTCCTTGGATCTGCGTAGCTTACTCTGCACCTTTGGCATCTGCTACAGCAGTATTCTTGATCTACCCCATCGGACAAGGTTCCTTCTCTGATGGTATGCCCTTGGGTATCTCCGGCACCTTCAACTTCATGATCGTGTTCCAAGCAGAACACAACATCCTGATGCACCCCTTCCACATGTTGGGTGTAGCTGGTGTATTCGGTGGTTCCTTGTTCTCTGCAATGCACGGTTCTTTGGTAACTTCCTCCTTGGTTCGTGAAACAACCGAAATCGAATCTCAGAACTACGGTTACAAATTCGGTCAAGAAGAAGAAACCTACAACATCGTTGCAGCGCACGGCTACTTCGGTCGTTTGATCTTCCAATACGCTTCCTTTAACAACAGCCGCCAACTGCACTTCTTCCTAGCTGCATGGCCTGTAATCGGTATCTGGTTTACCGCGTTGGGCGTAAGCACAATGGCGTTCAACTTGAACGGTTTTAACTTCAACCAATCCATCATCGACTCACAAGGTCGTGTAATCAATACCTGGGCTGACATCATCAACCGCGCTAACTTGGGTATGGAAGTAATGCACGAGCGTAACGCTCACAACTTCCCTCTAGACTTAGCTGCTGGTGAAGTTGCTCCTGTTGCGTTAACCGCTCCTGCTATCAACGGTTAA